Proteins encoded in a region of the Acipenser ruthenus chromosome 11, fAciRut3.2 maternal haplotype, whole genome shotgun sequence genome:
- the LOC131739334 gene encoding uncharacterized protein LOC131739334, whose translation MASADEFVATFYGESGVLGLLANGISAFLVLLQNFNGAQTGVPSQGVEHILAGVQLILIGGVTQLLAGLLSFRKYDHLSGTSFIAFAALWGSYGSTRIVLGAFPPSINSTNTTDQLYPANCTFRNTELATPPIGQSAIAGLIAYISISFILSFCSATVNYIMPFVFGAITLTLIFEAAGLVGGWALVVSGVLELVILMCGLYGAASLLLKGVTQRYILKGFGNPLFDVLLLGTANNSNSQKIGEEKKKNTQYAEPMALGYLCDTISPFIFAAFCFGYLPSFFVGTIWVTINTFSQLFSSYYAYLRKDVYHTTKFCLHSTYWLVKSWEEFVLSVLIDREGAVSGRERMVGDWFFLATAIVLCLMSLNMDVLEVAHNLLFLLLTVSTISQIPLGDYYIFFGVICSLFTALSLYGTFA comes from the exons ATGGCGAGTGCAGATGAATTTGTGGCCACGTTCTATGGAGAGTCGGGGGTCCTGGGCCTCCTGGCCAATGGAATCAGTGCTTTCCTTGTTCTTCTGCAGAACTTCAACGGAGCACAGACTGGTGTACCATCCCAGGGAGTGGAGCACATTCTGGCTG GTGTTCAACTGATTCTGATTGGGGGGGTAACTCAGCTGTTGGCTGGGCTCCTATCCTTCCGGAAGTATGATCACTTAAGTGGGACATCCTTCATCGCATTTGCTGCTCTCTGGGGCAGCTATGGGTCTACCCGTATAGTCCTGGGTGCCTTTCCACCCTCTATTAACAGCACCAACACCACTGACCAGCTATATCCAGCCAACTGCACTTTTCGAAATACAGAATTGGCTACTCCACCAATCGGTCAGTCTGCTATAGCAGGGCTAATCGCTTACATTTCCATCTCATTTATCCTGTCCTTCTGCTCTGCCACTGTAAACTACATCATGCCTTTTGTCTTTGGGGCCATCACCTTGACGCTGATCTTTGAGGCAGCGGGGCTTGTCGGGGGGTGGGCTCTAGTGGTCTCCGGGGTCCTGGAGCTGGTGATCCTCATGTGTGGGCTTTATGGAGCGGCATCCTTGCTCCTGAAAGGTGTCACGCAACGTTACATCCTCAAGGGCTTTGGGAACCCCCTTTTTGATGTGCTGCTCTTGGGGACGGCCAACAACAGCAACTCCCAAAAAATAGgagaagaaaagaagaagaacaCCCAATATGCTGAACCCATGGCACTGGGATACCTGTGCGACACAATCTCTCCTTTCATCTTTGCCGCCTTCTGCTTTGGCTACCTACCATCCTTCTTTGTGGGCACTATTTGGGTTACTATCAACACTTTCTCCCAGCTTTTCTCCAGTTACTATGCCTACCTACGAAAAGACGTCTACCACACAACCAAGTTTTGTCTGCACAGCACCTACTGGCTGGTGAAGTCATGGGAGGAGTTTGTGCTGTCAGTTCTCATCGACAGAGAGGGAGCGGTCAGCGGGCGAGAAAGGATGGTTGGTGACTGGTTCTTCCTAGCGACCGCCATTGTTCTCTGCTTGATGTCACTCAATATGGATGTGCTAGAGGTGGCCCATAACTTGCTATTCCTCCTGCTCACGGTATCCACAATCTCCCAGATCCCACTGGGGGACTACTACATCTTCTTTGGGGTGATCTGTAGCTTGTTCACAGCCCTGTCTCTCTACGGTACCTTTGCCTGA
- the LOC117427153 gene encoding cis-aconitate decarboxylase-like: MLSALKFQRTSRHFSCLRLLHKSAVEVQERPAPEETITSSFGGFIHLVHPGQLSDTVLHRSKRMILDSIGVGLLGSSSHVFELALQHCQQMYAPDYISSVFGRRHTRLSPSLAAFVNGVAVHSMDFDDTWHPATHPSGAVLPALLAIAQMLPGNAKPSGMDLLLAFNVGIEIQGRLMRFSNEAQNIPNRFHPPTVVGPLGSAAACSHLLSLDRLQCSNALAIAASLAGAPMANAATQSKPLHIGNAARLGLEAALLASRGLEASTLILDSTPGCAGFSAFYNDYLPQALPSPVEQDPRFLLEDQDIAFKRFPAHLGMHWVADAACSARELLVNTVGGFHPSMIQNILLRIPLSKYINRPFPESEHQARHSFQFNACTALLDGEVSVQSFSPAFLDRPELLSLLSRVQVEHPQDNPANFNKMYAEVLVTLTTGDVLKGRCDTFYGHWRKPLSRDSLLKKFRANAGAVLPGERVEAIIDAVENIEYMQDCSHLTMHLE, from the exons ATGCTCTCAGCACTCAAG tttcagaGAACCTCGAGGCACTTTTCCTGCCTGCGACTTCTACATAAATCTGCAGTTGaag TGCAAGAAAGGCCTGCCCCAGAGGAGACAATCACTAGCAGTTTTGGAGGGTTCATCCACTTGGTGCACCCGGGCCAGCTGTCAGACACTGTGCTGCACCGCAGTAAGAGGATGATCCTGGACAGCATCGGGGTGGGGCTGCTGGgaagcagctcccatgtcttcGAGCTGGCTCTGCAGCACTGCCAG CAAATGTATGCTCCAGATTACATCAGTTCAGTCTTTGGTCGAAGGCACACAAGACTCTCTCCAAGTCTGGCAGCCTTTGTCAATGGAGTAGCG GTCCATTCAATGGATTTCGATGATACCTGGCACCCAGCCACCCACCCCTCAGGGGCAGTCCTTCCTGCCCTGCTCGCTATTGCTCAGATGTTACCTGGCAACGCCAAGCCCAGTGGGATGGACCTCCTGCTAGCCTTCAACGTGGGCATTGAGATTCAGGGTCGGCTCATGAGGTTCTCCAACGAAGCCCAAAACATCCCCAACAG GTTCCATCCCCCGACTGTAGTGGGCCCTCTGGGTAGTGCTGCTGCCTGCTCCCATCTGCTTTCCCTGGATCGCTTGCAGTGCTCAAACGCCTTGGCGATTGCTGCTTCGCTGGCAGGGGCTCCCATGGCCAACGCTGCCACTCAATCCAAGCCTCTTCATATTGGGAACGCAGCCCGACTTGGTCTGGAGGCGGCACTGCTGGCATCCCGGGGCCTGGAGGCCAGCACACTGATCCTGGACTCGACCCCAGGCTGCGCTGGCTTTAGCGCCTTCTACAACGACTACCTGCCTCAGGCACTGCCCTCCCCAGTGGAACAGGATCCCCGCTTCCTGCTAGAGGACCAGGACATAGCCTTCAAGCGCTTCCCTGCACACCTGGGAATGCACTGGGTGGCAGACGCAGCGTGCTCAGCACGGGAGCTTTTGGTCAACACCGTAGGGGGGTTCCACCCCTCTATGATCCAGAACATCCTACTGAGAATCCCCCTCTCCAAATATATCAACCGGCCCTTCCCTGAATCCGAGCACCAGGCCCGACACTCCTTCCAGTTCAACGCCTGCACTGCTCTGCTGGACGGCGAGGTCAGTGTCCAATCCTTCAGCCCAGCCTTCCTGGACCGTCCTGAGCTGCTCAGCCTCCTGAGCAGAGTGCAGGTCGAGCACCCCCAGGACAACCCTGCCAATTTCAATAAGATGTACGCAGAGGTGCTGGTGACCCTCACAACGGGCGATGTCTTGAAGGGTCGTTGCGACACCTTTTATGGACACTGGAGGAAGCCACTGAGTCGTGACAGTCTGCTGAAAAAGTTCCGGGCCAACGCTGGGGCAGTCCTGccaggagagagagtggaggccaTCATTGATGCCGTGGAGAACATAGAATACATGCAGGACTGCTCCCACCTCACCATGCACCTGGAGTGA